From a region of the Haloferax volcanii DS2 genome:
- a CDS encoding SpoVR family protein, translated as MSFRRHRRDAQREAARLDEPVREAGALAKKLGLDPYPVNYWVVNYDEMNQLIAYGGFQERYPHWRWGMTYDRQRKTDQFGMGKAFEIVNNDDPANAFLQESNSLADQKAVITHVEAHSDFFKNNQWFGLFSDEGQFAAAAMLERHAQTIERYVQNPDISRDDVEKFIDAVLCLEDTIDQHRTIREAAADEDGRIPEDIRAQLDSLDISDDVRREVFDDAWLEQVEEAEREAAKLTDPRKDVLAYVREHGMRYDEETGKAEEMEPWQKDVLDMLREEAYYFAAQKMTKVMNEGWAAYWESLMMGDERFAGTDEFITYADHQSRVLGSPGLNPYKLGKELWEYIENSTNRAEVADKLLRVTGVTWRNFHETVDFDEVQEHLRADPAIDGVSADSLDELSELGPDDPRVDHETLDRALSGDDSLDLDAYPWKLLTYEGLAERHYSLVKSQNRGFLSRIRRSELEQLSRYMFDDEVYDSVEDALADVDKTAGWDRMREIRESHNDVTFLDAFLSEEFVRANHYFAYEYSQSSRQFRVSSSEYRDVKKKLLFQFTNFGKPTIAVYDGNFDNRGELLLGHQYNGVILDMKQAKGVLERVYHLWGRPVNLMTITKEFDEHEVEVARRRGREPTPEERAIRIRYDGESFEEHDLDPELEARIAAGEVDYDTKPDDWL; from the coding sequence ATGAGTTTCAGACGACACCGCAGAGACGCACAGCGCGAGGCCGCCAGACTCGACGAGCCCGTCCGGGAGGCCGGCGCGCTCGCCAAGAAGCTCGGACTCGACCCCTACCCGGTGAACTACTGGGTGGTCAACTACGACGAGATGAACCAGCTCATCGCCTACGGCGGCTTCCAAGAGCGGTATCCGCACTGGCGGTGGGGGATGACCTACGACCGCCAGCGGAAGACCGACCAGTTCGGCATGGGCAAGGCGTTCGAAATCGTCAACAACGACGACCCCGCGAACGCCTTCCTCCAGGAGTCGAACTCGTTGGCCGACCAGAAGGCCGTCATCACCCACGTCGAGGCGCACTCGGACTTCTTCAAGAACAACCAGTGGTTCGGGCTGTTCTCCGACGAGGGGCAGTTCGCCGCCGCGGCGATGCTCGAACGCCACGCCCAGACCATCGAGCGGTACGTCCAGAACCCCGACATCAGCCGGGACGACGTGGAGAAGTTCATCGACGCCGTGCTCTGTCTGGAAGACACCATCGACCAGCACCGGACCATCCGCGAGGCCGCCGCCGACGAGGACGGCCGCATCCCCGAGGACATCCGCGCCCAGTTGGACAGCCTCGACATCTCCGACGACGTGCGCCGCGAGGTGTTCGACGACGCGTGGCTCGAACAGGTCGAGGAGGCCGAACGCGAGGCCGCGAAGCTCACCGACCCCCGGAAGGACGTGCTCGCGTACGTCCGCGAACACGGGATGCGGTACGACGAGGAGACGGGCAAGGCCGAAGAGATGGAGCCGTGGCAGAAGGACGTCCTCGACATGCTCCGCGAGGAGGCGTACTACTTCGCCGCCCAGAAGATGACGAAGGTGATGAACGAGGGCTGGGCGGCCTACTGGGAGTCGCTCATGATGGGCGACGAGCGCTTCGCGGGCACGGACGAGTTCATCACCTACGCCGACCACCAGTCGCGCGTCCTCGGGTCGCCCGGGCTCAACCCCTACAAGCTCGGCAAGGAGCTGTGGGAGTACATCGAGAACTCGACGAACCGCGCGGAGGTCGCAGACAAACTCCTGCGCGTGACGGGCGTCACGTGGCGCAACTTCCACGAGACGGTCGACTTCGACGAGGTGCAGGAACACCTCCGGGCGGACCCAGCTATCGACGGCGTCAGCGCCGACTCGCTCGACGAACTGTCCGAACTCGGCCCCGACGACCCGAGAGTCGACCACGAGACGCTCGACAGGGCGCTGTCGGGCGACGACTCGCTCGACCTCGATGCCTACCCGTGGAAGCTCCTCACCTACGAGGGGCTCGCGGAGCGACACTACTCGCTCGTCAAGTCGCAGAACCGGGGGTTCCTCAGCCGGATTCGGCGCTCCGAACTCGAACAGCTCTCGCGGTATATGTTCGACGACGAGGTGTACGACAGCGTCGAAGACGCCCTCGCCGACGTGGACAAGACCGCCGGCTGGGACCGGATGCGCGAGATTCGCGAGAGCCACAACGACGTGACGTTCCTCGACGCGTTCCTCTCCGAGGAGTTCGTCCGCGCGAACCACTACTTCGCCTACGAGTACTCCCAGTCGTCCCGGCAGTTCCGCGTCTCCTCGTCGGAGTACCGGGACGTGAAAAAGAAGCTCCTGTTCCAGTTCACCAACTTCGGGAAGCCGACCATCGCGGTGTACGACGGGAACTTCGACAACCGCGGGGAACTCCTCTTGGGCCACCAGTACAACGGCGTCATCCTCGACATGAAGCAGGCCAAGGGCGTCTTGGAGCGCGTCTACCACCTCTGGGGCCGGCCGGTGAATCTGATGACCATCACGAAGGAGTTCGACGAACACGAGGTCGAAGTCGCCCGGCGACGGGGGCGCGAGCCGACGCCCGAAGAGCGAGCCATCCGGATTCGGTACGACGGCGAGTCGTTCGAGGAACACGACCTCGACCCCGAACTGGAAGCCCGCATCGCCGCCGGCGAGGTCGACTACGACACGAAGCCCGATGACTGGCTCTGA
- a CDS encoding YeaH/YhbH family protein codes for MGLRDDLERFREVGEERREDLKEFISYGDLGASGSKDIKIPIKVVDLPEFKYDRLDMGGVGQGKGGTPDVGQPLGQPEPGDGEGEDGDPGEEGAEHEYYEMDPEQFAEALDEELGLELEPKGKEVVEEVEGDFTDITRSGPHSTLDFERLFKEGLKRKLAMDFDEEFVREAMKVEGTTAREVFEWCRENNILVSMAWIEDEWSRIPDDERGAWASFAEMEENVERTTAIQRIRREGLREIPFRREDERYRHPEVIEKKQSNVVVVNIRDVSGSMRETKRELVERTFTPLDWYLTGKYDHAEFVYIAHDAEAWEVERDEFFGIRSGGGTRISSAYELAKEVLDERYPWREWNRYVFAAGDSENSSNDTKERVVPLMQEIDANLHAYVETQPGGTAINATHAEEVERSLGEQGNVVVAYVSEPDDVIDAIYTILSTEATAE; via the coding sequence ATGGGACTGAGAGACGACCTCGAACGATTCCGCGAAGTGGGCGAAGAGCGCCGCGAAGACCTCAAGGAGTTCATCTCCTACGGCGACCTCGGCGCGTCCGGGTCGAAAGACATCAAGATACCCATCAAGGTCGTTGACCTGCCGGAGTTCAAGTACGACCGCCTCGACATGGGCGGCGTCGGACAGGGGAAAGGCGGCACGCCCGACGTGGGCCAGCCGCTCGGCCAGCCCGAGCCCGGCGACGGCGAGGGCGAAGACGGCGACCCCGGCGAGGAGGGGGCCGAACACGAGTACTACGAGATGGACCCCGAGCAGTTCGCGGAGGCGTTAGACGAGGAACTCGGCCTCGAACTCGAACCGAAGGGCAAGGAGGTCGTAGAGGAGGTCGAAGGCGACTTCACCGACATCACCCGGAGCGGCCCCCACAGCACCCTCGACTTCGAGCGCCTGTTCAAGGAGGGCCTGAAGCGCAAGCTGGCGATGGACTTCGACGAGGAGTTCGTCCGCGAGGCGATGAAGGTCGAGGGCACCACCGCCCGCGAGGTGTTCGAATGGTGCCGCGAGAACAACATCCTCGTCTCGATGGCGTGGATAGAAGACGAGTGGAGCCGCATCCCGGACGACGAACGCGGGGCGTGGGCCTCCTTCGCGGAGATGGAGGAGAACGTCGAGCGGACGACGGCCATCCAGCGCATCCGCCGGGAGGGGCTCCGCGAGATTCCGTTCCGCCGCGAGGACGAGCGCTACCGCCACCCCGAAGTCATCGAGAAGAAGCAGTCGAACGTCGTGGTCGTCAACATCCGCGACGTGTCGGGGTCGATGCGGGAGACGAAGCGCGAACTCGTCGAGCGCACGTTCACGCCGCTGGACTGGTATCTCACGGGCAAGTACGACCACGCCGAGTTCGTCTACATCGCCCACGACGCCGAGGCGTGGGAGGTCGAACGCGACGAGTTCTTCGGCATCCGCTCGGGCGGCGGGACGCGAATCTCGTCGGCCTACGAGCTGGCCAAGGAGGTCTTAGACGAGCGCTACCCGTGGCGCGAGTGGAACCGCTACGTCTTCGCCGCGGGCGACTCCGAGAACTCCTCGAACGACACGAAAGAGCGGGTCGTCCCGCTCATGCAGGAGATAGACGCGAACCTCCACGCCTACGTGGAGACCCAGCCCGGCGGGACCGCAATCAACGCCACCCACGCAGAAGAGGTCGAACGGAGCCTCGGAGAGCAGGGTAACGTCGTGGTCGCGTACGTCTCGGAGCCCGACGACGTCATCGACGCCATCTACACCATCCTCAGCACGGAGGCGACAGCAGAATGA
- a CDS encoding PrkA family serine protein kinase: MRDYIREADEALRGTYEEPMSLGEYVDAAFESPSIASHASKYLLEAIESMGTRQVVEQGAEKQRYRFFDDPANDGEHAVLGNTEVLNAFVDDLRTIAADRGKAEKIVWFDGPTATGKSELKRCLINGLREYSKTDAGRRYTVEWNVANADDTRGLSYGGEVDAADEDWYESPVQSHPLSVFPAEVRKRLLADLNSRNGDHIPVDVDEDLDPFCLEAYTYLEEEFRRAGKTDLFSAVTDPKHLRVKNYVVDVGRGVGVLHSEDDGSPKERLVGSWMPSMLRELNSRGRKNPQAFSYDGVLSQGNGLLTIVEDATQHADLLQKLLNVPDEGHVKLDKGIGMDIDTQLVIISNPDLDAELDKYADRNGRDPLKALKRRLNKHEFRYLTNLSLEAELIRRELTNETSVWTDDPEAMADRVAEAVALDVREGPGEVRTRELAPHTVEAAALYSVVTRLDDDDVPRDPDLEFDLVDKALLFDRGYLQVGDQRREVSAFEFVGDAEGTHGIPVTFTRDVIADLLHDRIDRRHPDLDVSSVVMPTDVLDEMVAELSDAPVFSRAESSEYEGRIAAVKSYIFDQQEADVLDALLADKGVERETVEEYVEHVYAWASDGQIETERGPVDPDPLLMKLFETEHLGRFSPDDYEGNEPSESVEEFRNEKVITALNRYAWENRDEGFTVSDVDLTEIPVIRTVLETHDWEDVRRLFADLDPRQWDDPPANTETARVKARTIDELVDRGYTAASAELTSRAVMKEVSHTWD, translated from the coding sequence ATGCGAGACTACATCCGCGAGGCGGACGAGGCGCTCCGCGGCACCTACGAGGAGCCGATGAGCCTCGGCGAGTACGTCGACGCCGCGTTCGAGTCCCCGTCTATCGCCTCCCACGCGTCGAAGTACCTCCTGGAAGCCATCGAGTCGATGGGGACCAGACAGGTGGTCGAACAGGGCGCGGAAAAACAGCGCTACCGCTTTTTCGACGACCCCGCCAACGACGGCGAGCACGCGGTCCTCGGCAACACGGAGGTGCTCAACGCTTTCGTGGACGACCTGCGGACCATCGCCGCCGACCGCGGCAAAGCCGAGAAAATCGTCTGGTTCGACGGCCCGACGGCCACGGGGAAATCCGAGTTGAAACGCTGTCTCATCAACGGGCTTCGGGAGTACTCGAAGACCGACGCGGGGCGACGCTACACCGTCGAGTGGAACGTCGCCAACGCCGACGACACCCGCGGGCTGTCCTACGGCGGCGAGGTCGACGCCGCCGACGAGGACTGGTACGAAAGTCCGGTCCAGTCGCACCCGCTTTCGGTGTTCCCCGCGGAGGTTCGCAAGCGGCTGCTCGCCGACCTCAACAGCAGGAACGGCGACCACATCCCCGTCGACGTGGACGAGGACCTCGACCCGTTCTGTCTGGAGGCGTACACCTACCTCGAAGAGGAGTTCCGCCGGGCGGGGAAAACCGACCTCTTCAGCGCCGTCACCGACCCGAAACACCTCCGGGTGAAGAACTACGTCGTCGACGTCGGCCGCGGCGTCGGCGTCCTCCACTCGGAGGACGACGGGTCGCCCAAGGAGCGACTGGTCGGGTCGTGGATGCCGAGCATGCTCCGCGAGCTGAACTCCCGCGGCCGGAAGAACCCGCAGGCGTTCAGCTACGACGGCGTGCTGTCGCAGGGCAACGGCCTCCTCACCATCGTCGAGGACGCCACCCAGCACGCCGACCTGCTCCAGAAGCTCCTGAACGTCCCCGACGAGGGGCACGTCAAACTGGACAAGGGTATCGGGATGGACATCGACACCCAGCTCGTCATCATCTCGAACCCGGACCTCGACGCCGAACTCGACAAGTACGCCGACAGGAACGGCCGCGACCCGCTGAAGGCGCTCAAGCGCCGGCTCAACAAACACGAGTTCCGCTACCTGACGAACCTCTCGCTGGAGGCCGAACTCATCCGCCGCGAACTGACCAACGAGACGAGCGTCTGGACCGACGACCCCGAGGCGATGGCCGACCGCGTCGCCGAGGCCGTCGCACTGGACGTCCGCGAGGGACCGGGCGAGGTCCGCACCCGCGAACTCGCGCCCCACACCGTCGAGGCCGCCGCGCTATACAGCGTCGTAACCCGCCTCGACGACGACGACGTGCCGCGCGACCCGGACCTCGAATTCGACCTCGTGGACAAGGCGCTGTTGTTCGACCGCGGCTACCTGCAAGTCGGTGACCAGCGCCGCGAGGTGTCCGCGTTCGAGTTCGTCGGCGACGCCGAGGGAACCCACGGGATTCCCGTGACGTTCACCCGCGATGTCATCGCTGACTTGCTCCACGACCGCATCGACCGCAGACACCCCGACCTCGACGTGTCGTCGGTGGTGATGCCGACCGACGTGCTCGACGAGATGGTCGCAGAACTCTCGGACGCGCCCGTGTTCTCGCGGGCGGAGTCCTCGGAGTACGAGGGCCGCATCGCGGCCGTCAAATCGTACATCTTCGACCAGCAGGAGGCCGACGTGCTCGACGCGCTCCTCGCGGACAAAGGGGTCGAGCGCGAGACGGTCGAGGAGTACGTCGAACACGTCTACGCGTGGGCGTCCGACGGACAGATAGAGACCGAACGCGGGCCGGTCGACCCCGACCCGCTTCTGATGAAACTGTTCGAGACCGAGCACCTCGGGCGCTTCTCGCCGGACGACTACGAGGGCAACGAGCCCTCCGAGTCGGTCGAGGAGTTCCGCAACGAGAAGGTCATCACCGCGCTCAACCGCTACGCGTGGGAGAACCGCGACGAGGGCTTTACCGTCTCCGACGTGGACCTCACCGAGATTCCGGTCATCCGGACGGTGCTCGAAACCCACGACTGGGAGGACGTGCGCCGGCTGTTTGCCGACCTCGACCCCCGCCAGTGGGACGACCCGCCGGCGAACACCGAGACGGCGCGGGTGAAAGCCCGCACCATCGACGAACTGGTCGACCGCGGCTACACCGCCGCGTCGGCCGAACTGACCAGCCGCGCCGTGATGAAGGAGGTGAGCCACACATGGGACTGA
- a CDS encoding PrkA family serine protein kinase, which translates to MTGEIETLADLSKHYKDSVPADLREAKSFEWYLEEVYAHPKIARNAHQRVADMFDFYGTRYDEDAGVVEYLMASEDPLHDGENVFYGREVHESIHEFVNKVKSGARGLGPEKRIKLLLGPVGSGKSHFDWISRRYFEDYTMSDEGRMYTFRWTNLGDVIRDQDPSDDVVQSPMNQDPLVLLPQEQRDVVIEQLNENLDAPYTIRNDQALDPASEFYMDRLLAHYDDDLEEVVANHIEVIRLVASENKRQCIETFEPKDKKNQDETELTGDVNYSKLAVYGESDPRAFDYAGAFCNANRGIFSGEELLKLQREFLYDFLHASQEQTIKPKNNPRIDIDQVIVGRTNMPEYREKKGDEKMEAFNDRTKRIDFPYVLEYEQEAEIYRKMLRNADVPDIHVEPHTLEMSGLFGVLTRIVEPDSDTISLVQKAKAYNGELDDGDDVDVRKLREEGEKKADIAEGMDGVSARFIGDEIAEAIMDATHRGRGYLSPLSSFTHLEENLENHGSIPEENLERYHRYLEMVREEYKERAIEDVRHALAYDIDEIRRQGEKYMDHVMAYIDDATVEDELTGRDQDPDEKFLRAVEEKLNIPEDRKDDFRQEVSNWVSRRAREGTSFNPQDNDRLRRALERKLWEDKKHNINFSALVSANELDDDERNAWIDALVDQGYSRDGAREVLEFAGAEVAKTELEG; encoded by the coding sequence ATGACCGGCGAAATTGAAACACTCGCAGACCTGAGCAAGCACTACAAAGACTCCGTGCCCGCGGACCTCCGCGAGGCGAAGAGCTTCGAGTGGTACTTGGAAGAGGTCTACGCTCACCCAAAGATCGCTCGCAACGCCCACCAGCGCGTGGCGGACATGTTCGACTTCTACGGCACCCGTTACGACGAGGACGCGGGCGTCGTGGAGTACCTCATGGCCTCCGAAGACCCCCTTCACGACGGTGAAAACGTCTTCTACGGCCGCGAAGTCCACGAGTCGATTCACGAGTTCGTCAACAAGGTGAAATCGGGGGCCCGCGGCCTCGGCCCCGAAAAACGCATCAAACTCCTCTTGGGTCCCGTCGGCTCCGGGAAGTCCCACTTCGACTGGATTTCCCGGCGCTACTTCGAGGATTACACGATGTCCGACGAGGGGCGGATGTACACCTTCCGGTGGACGAACCTCGGCGACGTCATCCGCGACCAGGACCCCTCCGACGACGTGGTCCAGTCACCGATGAACCAGGACCCGCTCGTGTTGCTCCCGCAGGAACAGCGCGACGTGGTCATCGAGCAGTTGAACGAGAACCTCGACGCGCCGTACACCATCCGGAACGACCAGGCGCTGGACCCCGCCTCGGAGTTCTACATGGACCGGCTGCTCGCCCACTACGACGACGACCTAGAGGAGGTCGTGGCGAACCACATCGAGGTTATCCGACTCGTCGCCTCCGAGAACAAACGGCAGTGCATCGAGACGTTCGAGCCGAAGGACAAGAAGAACCAAGACGAGACCGAACTCACCGGCGACGTCAACTACTCGAAACTCGCGGTGTACGGCGAGTCCGACCCGCGGGCGTTCGACTACGCCGGCGCGTTCTGTAACGCGAATCGCGGCATCTTCTCCGGCGAGGAACTGCTGAAGCTCCAGCGCGAGTTCCTCTACGACTTCCTGCACGCCTCGCAGGAACAGACCATCAAGCCGAAGAACAACCCCCGAATCGACATCGACCAGGTCATCGTCGGGCGGACGAACATGCCGGAGTACCGAGAGAAGAAGGGCGACGAGAAGATGGAGGCGTTCAACGACCGGACCAAGCGCATCGACTTCCCGTACGTCCTCGAGTACGAACAGGAGGCCGAAATCTACCGGAAGATGCTCCGGAACGCTGACGTGCCCGACATCCACGTCGAGCCGCACACGCTGGAGATGTCCGGGCTGTTCGGCGTCCTGACGCGCATCGTCGAACCCGACTCCGACACCATCTCGCTCGTCCAGAAGGCGAAGGCCTACAACGGCGAGCTGGACGACGGCGACGACGTGGACGTGCGCAAACTCCGCGAGGAAGGCGAGAAGAAAGCCGACATCGCAGAGGGCATGGACGGCGTCTCCGCCCGGTTCATCGGCGACGAAATCGCCGAAGCCATCATGGACGCGACCCACCGCGGCCGGGGCTACCTCTCGCCGCTGTCATCCTTCACCCACCTCGAAGAGAACCTCGAGAACCACGGGTCGATTCCCGAGGAGAACCTCGAACGCTACCACCGCTACCTCGAAATGGTCCGCGAGGAGTACAAAGAGCGCGCCATCGAGGACGTGCGCCACGCGCTCGCCTACGACATCGACGAGATTCGCCGGCAGGGCGAGAAGTACATGGACCACGTCATGGCGTACATCGACGACGCGACGGTCGAAGACGAACTGACGGGTCGCGACCAGGACCCCGACGAGAAGTTCCTCCGCGCGGTCGAAGAGAAGCTCAACATCCCCGAGGACCGCAAGGACGACTTCCGACAGGAGGTCTCCAACTGGGTCTCCCGGCGCGCCCGCGAGGGCACGTCGTTCAATCCGCAGGACAACGACCGCCTCCGCCGCGCCCTCGAACGCAAGCTCTGGGAGGACAAGAAGCACAATATCAACTTCTCGGCGCTCGTGAGCGCGAACGAGCTGGACGACGACGAGCGCAACGCGTGGATCGACGCGCTCGTCGACCAGGGTTACTCGCGCGACGGCGCACGGGAGGTGCTCGAGTTCGCCGGTGCGGAGGTGGCGAAGACCGAACTCGAAGGGTGA
- a CDS encoding DUF5820 family protein yields the protein MTNLPDGWTLWNDEHEGRRILAFRPDVFNESAFPAECMPTVFVWNGSRANRPGATQIRTKTWHAVLYLEPEIEVVVEEFDSREAAVDGATDIAGRFADGEIDYRSAYQVPREDYFEKLDELTGREP from the coding sequence ATGACCAACCTGCCCGACGGGTGGACCCTCTGGAACGACGAACACGAGGGTCGGCGCATCCTCGCGTTCCGCCCCGACGTGTTCAACGAGAGCGCCTTCCCCGCCGAGTGCATGCCGACCGTATTCGTGTGGAACGGGTCGCGGGCGAACCGCCCGGGCGCGACGCAGATACGCACCAAGACGTGGCACGCGGTGCTCTATCTCGAACCGGAAATCGAGGTCGTCGTCGAGGAGTTCGACTCCCGCGAGGCGGCCGTCGACGGCGCGACCGACATCGCCGGGCGCTTTGCCGACGGCGAGATAGATTACCGGAGCGCCTACCAGGTCCCCCGCGAGGACTACTTCGAGAAGCTCGACGAACTGACCGGGCGGGAGCCTTAA
- a CDS encoding UPF0179 family protein, translating into MTSVTLVGARLTDPGTEFVYHGESSACEGCPYRRQCLNLIEGVRYRVLDVRENTQVLDCAVHDEGVRAVEVEPAPVTANVPSKGAYAGSKASLQGPCPHTECPSHEYCVPEGAEFDQEYRIHDVLGDPPHDHCHLDRNLTLVEFEPADE; encoded by the coding sequence ATGACCTCCGTCACTCTCGTCGGTGCCCGCCTGACCGACCCCGGCACCGAGTTTGTCTACCACGGTGAATCGAGCGCCTGCGAGGGCTGTCCGTATCGCCGCCAGTGTCTCAACCTCATCGAGGGCGTCCGCTACCGCGTCCTCGACGTGCGCGAGAACACGCAGGTCCTCGACTGCGCCGTCCACGACGAGGGCGTCCGCGCCGTCGAGGTCGAACCGGCCCCGGTCACGGCGAACGTCCCCTCGAAGGGCGCGTACGCCGGGAGCAAGGCCAGCCTGCAAGGTCCCTGCCCGCACACCGAGTGCCCGAGCCACGAGTACTGCGTCCCCGAGGGGGCGGAGTTCGACCAGGAGTACCGCATCCACGACGTGCTGGGCGACCCCCCGCACGACCACTGCCACCTCGACCGGAACCTGACGCTCGTCGAGTTCGAACCCGCCGACGAGTAG
- a CDS encoding M14 family metallopeptidase, protein MRIYELGDGTPEVSVVGSIHGDEPCGARAIERFVAEDPDVERPVKLIVANEEALAADERYLDDDLNRAFPGDPNAESHERRLAHDLGREVRGTTAFSIHSTQSYAEPFAIVDAVDAISRSILPRLPVDVAVETNHFAEGRLIEHAHTIEVEAGLQKSDEAADNAYWLIRAFLTATNVLPAPAVASDGGREGGAPDDAASQTEDDRLKLGIPEENSLDVFRLLERLPKPPADQYEVHATNFEPVVAGETFARADAEQFVADRDFYPILLSAYGYADIFGYAGEKVGTLP, encoded by the coding sequence ATGCGAATCTACGAACTCGGTGACGGCACGCCGGAAGTCTCCGTCGTCGGGTCCATCCACGGCGACGAGCCCTGTGGTGCTCGCGCCATCGAGCGATTCGTCGCGGAGGACCCCGACGTCGAACGGCCGGTGAAGCTCATCGTCGCTAACGAAGAGGCGCTGGCGGCCGACGAGCGCTACCTCGACGATGACCTCAACCGGGCGTTCCCCGGCGACCCCAACGCCGAGAGCCACGAACGACGCCTCGCCCACGACCTCGGCCGCGAGGTCCGCGGCACCACGGCCTTCTCGATTCACTCCACCCAGTCGTACGCCGAACCGTTCGCCATCGTGGACGCCGTCGACGCCATCTCCCGGTCGATTCTTCCACGCCTCCCGGTCGACGTGGCCGTCGAGACGAACCACTTCGCGGAGGGTCGCCTCATCGAACACGCCCACACCATCGAGGTCGAAGCCGGCCTCCAGAAGTCCGACGAGGCCGCCGACAACGCCTACTGGCTCATCCGGGCGTTCCTCACCGCGACCAACGTCCTCCCCGCGCCCGCGGTTGCGAGCGACGGGGGACGCGAGGGCGGCGCACCCGACGATGCCGCGTCGCAGACCGAAGACGACCGCCTGAAACTCGGCATCCCCGAGGAGAACAGCCTCGACGTGTTCCGCCTGCTCGAACGGCTTCCCAAGCCGCCGGCCGACCAGTACGAGGTCCACGCGACCAACTTCGAACCCGTCGTCGCCGGCGAGACGTTCGCCCGCGCCGACGCCGAGCAGTTCGTCGCCGACCGCGACTTCTACCCCATTCTCCTTTCGGCGTACGGCTACGCGGACATCTTCGGCTACGCCGGCGAGAAAGTTGGCACGCTCCCGTAG
- a CDS encoding DUF309 domain-containing protein has translation MDEHTRDPSVAPPLGNPTGWDDDLRMWEHATLRRAVEHGVRLFNAGDFHESHDCFEDEWYNYGAGTAESAFLHGMVQVAAGAYKHFDFENDVGMRSLFETALEYLSGVPSDFYGVDVDDVRATLRAALDDPTALHGWQIALDGHRATAYPADYDYVEGLDH, from the coding sequence ATGGACGAACACACCCGCGACCCGAGCGTCGCCCCGCCGCTCGGCAACCCGACGGGGTGGGACGACGACCTGCGGATGTGGGAGCACGCGACGCTCCGGCGGGCGGTCGAACACGGCGTCCGCCTGTTCAACGCCGGCGACTTCCACGAGAGCCACGACTGCTTCGAAGACGAGTGGTACAACTACGGCGCGGGGACAGCCGAAAGCGCCTTCCTCCACGGGATGGTGCAGGTCGCCGCCGGCGCGTACAAACACTTCGACTTCGAGAACGACGTCGGGATGCGGTCGCTGTTCGAGACGGCGCTGGAGTATCTCAGCGGCGTCCCGAGCGACTTCTACGGCGTCGACGTGGACGACGTGCGCGCGACCCTCCGGGCGGCGCTGGACGACCCGACGGCGCTCCACGGCTGGCAGATAGCCCTCGACGGACACCGCGCGACCGCCTACCCCGCCGACTACGACTACGTCGAGGGGCTCGACCACTAA
- a CDS encoding inositol monophosphatase family protein, translating into MNELDARADRAQRAARDGGAVARRAFRTGIAVETKGGKTDVVTQADKDAQRRVVERIRGAFPDEPIVGEEEDERKSVPESGPAWVVDPIDGTNNFVRNVPVWATAVAAVRDGDPIAAANYLPALDDCYAADDETASRNGEEISVSQRDDPETCTVCPTFWWDYDARDEYAAAARAIVTRFGDLRRYGSMQVVLSYVADGSLDGVITNKRANPWDSVAGAHLVRMAGGTVTDLDGNAWRHDSEGLVASNGHVHDAVLEAAREIDGR; encoded by the coding sequence ATGAACGAACTCGACGCCCGGGCGGACCGGGCACAACGCGCGGCCCGCGACGGCGGCGCAGTCGCGCGGCGCGCCTTCAGAACCGGCATCGCCGTCGAGACGAAAGGCGGGAAGACGGACGTGGTCACGCAGGCCGACAAGGACGCCCAGCGCCGCGTCGTCGAGCGAATCCGCGGCGCGTTCCCCGACGAACCCATCGTCGGCGAGGAAGAAGACGAACGCAAATCGGTTCCCGAGTCGGGGCCGGCGTGGGTCGTTGACCCCATCGACGGCACGAACAACTTCGTCCGCAACGTCCCGGTCTGGGCGACCGCGGTCGCCGCCGTCCGCGACGGCGACCCGATCGCGGCGGCCAACTACCTGCCCGCGCTGGACGACTGCTACGCGGCCGACGACGAGACGGCCTCCCGAAACGGCGAGGAAATCTCGGTGAGTCAGCGCGACGACCCCGAGACGTGTACGGTCTGTCCGACGTTCTGGTGGGACTACGACGCCCGCGACGAGTACGCCGCCGCGGCCCGCGCCATCGTCACTCGCTTTGGCGACCTGCGGCGCTACGGGAGCATGCAGGTCGTACTCTCGTACGTCGCCGACGGTTCGCTCGACGGAGTCATCACGAACAAGCGGGCGAACCCGTGGGACTCGGTCGCCGGCGCGCACCTCGTCCGGATGGCCGGAGGCACGGTCACCGACCTCGACGGCAACGCGTGGCGACACGATTCGGAGGGCCTCGTCGCCTCGAACGGCCACGTCCACGACGCGGTGCTGGAGGCGGCCCGCGAAATCGACGGGCGGTAG